The region TCTTTCCGAATAATTGTCTTCGATAAGGATCACCGCGTTTTCCCGCCGGGCGACTTCCATATTTTCCTTAGACCGGCTGTTTCCCATGACGAACGTTTCCGCACCGTAAGGTCTTTTATTGGTGTGTCCGTTGGTATGGATGGAGATAAACAAATCCGCTTTTGCTTTGTTCGCTATCTCTCCCCGTTTATCCAAAGGGACCAATATATCCGTTTTACGTGTATAAACAACTTGTACATCCGGATATTTCTGTTCAATCATTTTTCCAAGTCTTAAAGAAATATCCAGCACAATGTCTTTTTCTTTTGATCTGCTACCGGGAGCGCCGCCATCTTTTCCACCGTGTCCGGGATCAATAACCACCGTTTTTAAATCATCTATTGATTCATCTTGTCCGTTGACGGATAAAAAATGTATGAAAACCAACAGGAAAAATAACCTGAAGAAACGGGTGGCAAAAGCGTATTTTAACGGTTTTAAGATTTTATATGACAGGATAAGGTTCATTCACGGATCATTTTATATGCAAAAAATTACATGTAAAAGGTCGAACTTTAGGGTAAATATTGGACTTTGAATCAAAGAATGCTTACATTTGCAACTTAATTTCGTGAACAATATTCGCAGCAAAAATAGCATAAAACTTGTTTTTAAAGCCATTTTTATATCTTTTTGTATTGATTTTGCTGGTGAGTGCCGGTAATATCCTGGCTCAGGAATCGTCTTTGTCCGACAGTTTGAATATAGCTGTGCCGGATTCGCTCAATGTATCTTCAGAAAAAGACTCTGTAGTTGTTGAAAAGACGAAGAAGAAACCCGCTTTTACGAGCCGGGTAAAATATAAGGCAACTGATTCGGTTACTTTCCATATCAGCCAGCAGAAAGCTTACATGTATAATGAATCGCAGGTAAATTATGAAGATATAGAGCTGAAATCTTATGAGATTGATTTTGATATGATTACAAAGGTTGTTTCCGGATCCGGAGGCAAAGATAGTATAGGAGCGGATATGGGTTTGCCTGTTTTCAAGCAAGGTCAGGAAACATTCGATTCCCGGTCGTTGTCTTATAACTTTGATTCGGGAAAAGGGATTATACATGAAACCAAAACACAGCAGGGAGAAGGATACATGCATGCCACCATATCCAAAAGATACCCTGATGGACATATCGATATGGGAGGAGGAAAATACACCACCTGCGATGCCGATCATCCGCACTTTTATTTAGCATTGAGTAAGGCGAAGGCCATTCCGGGCGATCAGGTCGTATTTGGTCCGGCACACATGGTGTTATTGGATATTCCTCTGCCATTGGTATTACCTTTTGGTTTTTTCCCCCAGAACAATAAAAAATCGGTATCCGGCGTATTGGCTCCTTCTATTGGGATGGAGGTGAGCAAGGGCTTAAGCCTGACCAACGGAGGATATTATTTTGCACTCAGCGATAATTTTGATGCTACCATCAGGGGGGATATCTATTCAACGGGAACCTGGCGTGCTTCGCTGGCTACCAGGTACATGAAACGTTATAAATATACGGGAAACCTTAATCTCACTTATGGGCTGACTATCTCGGGAGAAAAAGGATACGACCGGTCGGAACTCAAACAATACGATATCCAATGGACCCACACACAGGATGCTAAAGCCCACCCCAGCCGGAATTTTTCAGCCAGTGTGAATTACAGTTCCTCTTCGTATGACAAGGAATACAATTATACCAACCCTTCCCAGTATTACCAGAATACAAAAAACTCGAGTATTTCGTATCAACGAAGCTGGCCCAATACGCCCTTCCGCTTAACGGCCAATATGAACCACAGCCAGCATTCCAGTTCCGAAGAGATCACCATTTCCTTTCCTACCGTTTCTTTTTCTATGGATCGCATCTATCCCTTCCGGAAGGAAGAGAGTTCGGGCAAATCGAAATGGTACGAGGATATTTCCCTGCAATATGATGCCAATCTGCAAAACACGCTGGTAGGAAAAGAGGGGGATCTTTTTTCGGATAAGAATATTAAAAACATGAAAAACGGGTTTCAGCACAGGGTTCCTTTTTCCATCAATTTTAAGGCCATGAAATTCGTTAATATCACCCCGTCCCTGAATTATAACGGGGTATTGTATACCAGCTATGTTGAGAAAAGTTATCGGACAGATGAGTATCAGCAGGGTTATGTGGTCACAGATACCATACATCGTATGTCCTATGCCCATGCTTTATCGCCCAGCCTTTCCGTTTCCCTGAATCCTAAATTTTACCTGACCAACCAGTATGGACCGAATTCAAGGATCGAAGCCATCCGTACGACGATATCCCCAACGGCAAGTATCAGCTATGTCCCTGATCTGAGCAGTTTATTCGACTATTATGATACCTATGTGGATAATACGGGACGTGAACATAAGTATTCCAAATATGAGGGAGGTGTCTTTGGCACGCCGTCAGCTCCGGGACAGAGTGGATCCGTGTCTGTCGGCCTGAACGGTACTGTGGAGATGAAAGTACGTTCACCCAGGGATACATCCGGCGTATCTAAAAAGATAAAAATATTAGACCGTATTGATGCACGTAGTTCTTATAATATATTTGCCGACTCAATGAAATGGTCGAATATTTCGTTGTCGGCAAGTACCACTATCATGGGCATTAATTTTACGGTGAACGGAACCGTGGATCCCTACAAGCTGACTTCTGCGGGTACCCGGGTAGATCAATTCGGCCCGAGATTGACCAATGTCAACTTTAATACGGGAATATCTTTGCCTTTTCAGAAAAAATCAGATGGAACGGAAAAAAAGGAAGAAGAAAAGAAAGATGTTGACGGATATAGTTATTTTGATGTTCCCTGGAGTTTATCGATCAGCTATAGCTTCGGATATTCAAAACCACAGTTTGATGGTAAATTTACACAAAACCTGAATCTTAACGGGAGTATTACCCTTACCCCAAAATGGGCCCTGAGCTTTACCACTTCCTATGACTTTGATGCAAAGAAAATATCACAGATGAATGCCAGCATACAACGTGATTTGCATTGCTGGACCATGAGTATCGACTTTGCCCCGTTTGGCCCGGCCAAGTATTTTTTCTTTCAGATCAATGTTAAATCAGCCATACTACAGGATCTGAAGTATGAAAAACGTAAGACACAAACGGATTTTTCAAGGAATCCATGGTAATGTCTCCCCTGAAATGTTGAACGTATTCCGGAATTCAAATTGAAAAAACCTATTAATATCATTACCATGGGATGTTCCAAGAATCTGGTCGATTCGGAACATCTGATGCGGCAACTGGAAGCTTCCGGTTTCGAACCTGTTCATGATGCTCCTTTGGATGCAGCAGAGGTCGTAGTGGTGAATACCTGCGGTTTTATCCATGATGCACGGGAGGAATCGGTAGATATGATCCTTCAATGTGTGGAAGCCAAAAATGAAGGGATGATTGAACATCTGTTCGTCATAGGATGTTTATCTGAACTGTATAAGAAAGACCTGGAAAAAGAAATTCCGGAGGTGGACCGTTATTTCGGGGCGAAAAATATCGAAGAGGTAGTACGGGCGCTTACCGGCAATTACTATCCGGACTTACGTACCCAAAGGGTGATCACTACTCCCCGGCATTATGCCTATCTTAAAATTGGCGAAGGCTGTAACCGGACCTGTGCTTTTTGTTCTATTCCGTATATACGCGGCCCGCACATTTCACGGTCCGTCGAGGATATTCTGGAAGAAGCCCGTTTTCTGGCATCGGAAGGAGTGAAGGAACTACTGGTGATTTCGCAGGATATTACCTATTACGGACAGGACCTGTACCGCCGGCAGATGTTGCCGGAACTGGTAGCCCGTCTGTGTGAGATCGACGAAATAGAATGGGTACGTTTGCATTATACTTATCCGGTTCGTTTCCCGATGGAGGTGGTAGACCTGATGAGGGATGAACGGA is a window of Bacteroidales bacterium DNA encoding:
- a CDS encoding LPS-assembly protein LptD, which translates into the protein MFLKPFLYLFVLILLVSAGNILAQESSLSDSLNIAVPDSLNVSSEKDSVVVEKTKKKPAFTSRVKYKATDSVTFHISQQKAYMYNESQVNYEDIELKSYEIDFDMITKVVSGSGGKDSIGADMGLPVFKQGQETFDSRSLSYNFDSGKGIIHETKTQQGEGYMHATISKRYPDGHIDMGGGKYTTCDADHPHFYLALSKAKAIPGDQVVFGPAHMVLLDIPLPLVLPFGFFPQNNKKSVSGVLAPSIGMEVSKGLSLTNGGYYFALSDNFDATIRGDIYSTGTWRASLATRYMKRYKYTGNLNLTYGLTISGEKGYDRSELKQYDIQWTHTQDAKAHPSRNFSASVNYSSSSYDKEYNYTNPSQYYQNTKNSSISYQRSWPNTPFRLTANMNHSQHSSSEEITISFPTVSFSMDRIYPFRKEESSGKSKWYEDISLQYDANLQNTLVGKEGDLFSDKNIKNMKNGFQHRVPFSINFKAMKFVNITPSLNYNGVLYTSYVEKSYRTDEYQQGYVVTDTIHRMSYAHALSPSLSVSLNPKFYLTNQYGPNSRIEAIRTTISPTASISYVPDLSSLFDYYDTYVDNTGREHKYSKYEGGVFGTPSAPGQSGSVSVGLNGTVEMKVRSPRDTSGVSKKIKILDRIDARSSYNIFADSMKWSNISLSASTTIMGINFTVNGTVDPYKLTSAGTRVDQFGPRLTNVNFNTGISLPFQKKSDGTEKKEEEKKDVDGYSYFDVPWSLSISYSFGYSKPQFDGKFTQNLNLNGSITLTPKWALSFTTSYDFDAKKISQMNASIQRDLHCWTMSIDFAPFGPAKYFFFQINVKSAILQDLKYEKRKTQTDFSRNPW
- the rimO gene encoding 30S ribosomal protein S12 methylthiotransferase RimO gives rise to the protein MGCSKNLVDSEHLMRQLEASGFEPVHDAPLDAAEVVVVNTCGFIHDAREESVDMILQCVEAKNEGMIEHLFVIGCLSELYKKDLEKEIPEVDRYFGAKNIEEVVRALTGNYYPDLRTQRVITTPRHYAYLKIGEGCNRTCAFCSIPYIRGPHISRSVEDILEEARFLASEGVKELLVISQDITYYGQDLYRRQMLPELVARLCEIDEIEWVRLHYTYPVRFPMEVVDLMRDERKICRYIDIPVQHASDRVLTMMRRNITAAETSQLITEIRNRVPGIALRTTMIVGHPGETDEDFARLVDFVEQTRFERLGVFTYSHEENTYAAKHYKDTIPDAVKQERADHIMEIQKKISEELNREKVGKIYKTLIDRMEGEFYVGRTEYDSPEVDMEVLIPRDSQPAEIGRFYPVLVTDADEFDLYGKFTGQKE